One part of the Thermococcus radiotolerans genome encodes these proteins:
- a CDS encoding NAD-dependent epimerase/dehydratase family protein, with protein sequence MRTALVTGATGNIGRLLVEGFVGNGYHVIGIARYLPTGSNTKLRFIRRYSKLRAITLIG encoded by the coding sequence ATGAGAACGGCACTCGTTACCGGTGCCACTGGCAATATTGGGAGGCTTCTCGTCGAGGGATTTGTAGGGAATGGATACCACGTTATAGGGATTGCTCGGTATTTACCTACCGGTTCAAATACTAAGCTCAGGTTTATAAGGCGCTATTCCAAACTTAGGGCGATAACGCTCATCGGGTGA
- a CDS encoding DUF106 domain-containing protein → MIEGIYAFLDNLFGPLIQAHHPIVVVTVAGIILGGFFTLLNYIMVDQEKMKRLQKKSKEFQKKYKEAQAAKDEKKLKKLQQEQMELMKLQSEVMKDQMFKVTLLTLPIFWIFFGWLRRWYVEVGIVKSPFNFFIFDWFHRLYHSGLPANELGYVGWYIMTSMITGYILRKLLDMG, encoded by the coding sequence ATGATTGAGGGAATATACGCTTTCCTTGACAATCTGTTTGGGCCCCTGATACAGGCCCACCATCCGATAGTGGTGGTTACCGTTGCAGGCATAATCCTAGGTGGGTTTTTCACCCTGCTTAACTACATCATGGTTGACCAGGAGAAAATGAAGCGACTGCAGAAGAAGAGCAAGGAGTTCCAGAAGAAGTACAAGGAAGCCCAGGCTGCGAAGGACGAAAAGAAGCTCAAAAAGCTCCAGCAGGAGCAGATGGAGCTTATGAAGCTCCAGAGCGAGGTCATGAAGGATCAGATGTTCAAGGTCACCCTGCTAACGCTGCCGATATTCTGGATATTCTTCGGCTGGCTCAGGAGATGGTACGTTGAGGTTGGCATAGTGAAATCGCCCTTCAACTTCTTCATCTTCGACTGGTTCCACAGGCTCTATCACTCCGGACTGCCCGCAAACGAGCTCGGTTACGTCGGCTGGTACATAATGACGTCGATGATAACCGGTTACATCCTCAGGAAGCTGCTCGACATGGGTTAA
- a CDS encoding 50S ribosomal protein L34e yields the protein MKPMYRSRSWRRKYVRTPGGRTVIHFERRKPKVAHCAMCGRPLNGVPRGRPSELRKLPKTAKRPERPYPNLCPSCMRKVMKAQVRAGIAL from the coding sequence ATGAAGCCGATGTACAGGTCAAGGTCATGGAGAAGGAAGTACGTCAGGACTCCGGGCGGAAGGACCGTCATACACTTCGAGCGCAGAAAGCCCAAGGTCGCCCACTGTGCCATGTGCGGCAGGCCGCTCAACGGCGTTCCGCGCGGCAGGCCCAGCGAGCTCAGGAAGCTCCCGAAGACGGCAAAGAGGCCCGAGAGGCCATACCCGAACCTCTGCCCGAGCTGCATGAGGAAGGTCATGAAGGCGCAGGTAAGAGCCGGCATAGCCCTCTGA
- the secY gene encoding preprotein translocase subunit SecY, producing MGFRNVVFAIERYFPEVERPKRHVPLKEKFMWTGIVLLLYFVLAEIPLYGIPAQIQDYFATLRFVLAGRSGSLLTLGIGPIVTASIIMQLLVGSEIVHLDLSNHEDRRFYQAAQKLFAVFMSFFEAAIYVFAGAFGRVDTSIGAFQTVTTPAGEAYIGLGLAILIILQLGFASVMLILLDELVSKWGIGSGISLFIAAGVSQTVITKALNPATTPDYIDPVTGGPAIIGAIPAFIQHLFYGDLTGALYRGTLPDMMDLMATIVVFLVVVYLESMRVEIPLSYGRVTVRGRYPIRFMYVSNIPIILTFALYSNIQLWARLLNNFGYTFLGTFDENGYPLTGFVTYLYPPRDIYHVIADPGRALVYALMTIFWAILFGFLWVELTGLDARSIARQLQGAGLQIPGFRRDPRILERVLNRYIPYVTFWGSFTLAVVAVLADFLGALGTGTGILLTVGILYRFYEEIAREQATEMFPALRKFFTK from the coding sequence ATGGGGTTCAGAAACGTAGTGTTCGCGATTGAAAGGTACTTCCCCGAGGTTGAGCGGCCCAAGAGACACGTGCCGCTCAAGGAGAAGTTCATGTGGACGGGAATCGTTCTACTGCTGTACTTCGTCCTCGCGGAGATTCCTCTCTACGGAATTCCCGCCCAGATCCAGGACTACTTCGCCACGCTCAGGTTTGTCCTTGCCGGAAGGAGCGGTTCTCTTCTGACGCTCGGTATCGGACCAATCGTCACCGCGAGCATCATCATGCAGCTTCTCGTCGGTTCCGAGATAGTTCACCTCGATCTCTCCAATCATGAGGATAGAAGGTTTTACCAGGCCGCCCAGAAGCTGTTCGCAGTATTCATGAGTTTCTTTGAGGCAGCCATCTACGTCTTCGCTGGTGCCTTCGGTAGGGTTGACACCAGCATCGGCGCCTTCCAGACCGTCACGACACCCGCCGGTGAGGCGTACATTGGACTCGGCCTGGCGATACTCATCATACTCCAGCTCGGATTCGCCTCCGTGATGCTCATCCTCCTCGATGAGCTGGTCAGCAAGTGGGGAATCGGAAGCGGTATCAGTCTCTTCATCGCCGCGGGTGTTTCCCAGACCGTCATCACGAAGGCCCTGAACCCGGCAACGACTCCAGACTACATCGACCCAGTCACGGGAGGGCCCGCGATAATAGGTGCCATTCCAGCGTTCATACAGCACCTGTTCTACGGCGACTTAACCGGCGCCCTCTACAGGGGAACGCTGCCGGATATGATGGACCTGATGGCGACGATAGTCGTCTTCCTGGTGGTCGTCTACCTCGAGAGCATGCGCGTTGAGATACCGCTGAGCTACGGCCGCGTTACCGTTCGCGGAAGGTACCCGATAAGGTTCATGTACGTCAGCAACATACCGATCATCCTGACGTTTGCCCTCTACTCCAACATCCAGCTCTGGGCCAGGCTCCTCAACAACTTCGGCTACACCTTCCTTGGAACCTTCGACGAGAACGGCTATCCGCTGACCGGATTCGTCACATACCTCTACCCACCAAGAGACATCTATCACGTCATAGCCGACCCGGGAAGGGCCCTGGTCTACGCGCTGATGACGATATTCTGGGCGATACTCTTCGGATTCCTGTGGGTTGAGCTTACCGGCCTCGACGCCAGGAGCATCGCCAGACAGCTCCAGGGCGCCGGCCTGCAGATTCCGGGATTCAGGCGCGACCCGAGGATACTGGAGAGGGTGCTCAACAGGTACATCCCATACGTTACCTTCTGGGGTTCGTTCACCCTGGCAGTAGTCGCAGTGCTGGCGGACTTCCTCGGAGCCCTGGGTACCGGAACCGGAATCCTCCTTACGGTCGGTATCCTCTACAGGTTCTACGAGGAGATAGCGAGGGAACAGGCCACCGAGATGTTCCCGGCTTTGAGGAAGTTCTTCACCAAGTGA
- a CDS encoding 50S ribosomal protein L18 produces MAHGPRYRVPFRRRREGKTNYHKRLALLKSGKPRLVVRKTLNHHVAQIVVYDPKGDKTVVSAHTRELMRDFGWKGHGGNTPSAYLLGLLIGYKAKKAGVEEAILDIGLHPPTRGSSIFAVLKGAVDAGLNVPHSEEIYPEDYRINGEHIANYAKALKEEDEERYRKQFSGYLVKGLEPEKLPEHFEEVKARIIEKFEEARE; encoded by the coding sequence ATGGCACACGGACCGAGGTATAGGGTTCCGTTCAGGAGAAGGAGAGAGGGTAAGACTAACTATCACAAGAGGCTCGCCCTCCTCAAGTCTGGAAAGCCCAGGCTTGTTGTGAGGAAGACCCTCAACCACCACGTGGCTCAGATCGTCGTCTACGACCCTAAGGGAGACAAGACCGTGGTTTCAGCCCACACCAGGGAGCTCATGAGGGACTTCGGCTGGAAGGGACACGGCGGCAACACGCCTTCAGCCTACCTGCTCGGTCTCCTCATAGGCTACAAGGCCAAGAAGGCCGGCGTTGAAGAGGCCATCCTTGACATAGGCCTCCACCCGCCGACCAGGGGTTCGAGCATCTTCGCCGTCCTCAAAGGCGCAGTAGATGCCGGCCTCAACGTCCCGCACAGCGAGGAGATCTACCCAGAGGACTACAGGATAAACGGCGAACACATAGCCAACTACGCCAAGGCTCTCAAGGAGGAGGACGAGGAGCGCTATAGGAAGCAGTTCTCGGGATACCTCGTCAAGGGTCTCGAGCCCGAGAAGCTCCCCGAGCACTTTGAGGAGGTCAAGGCGAGGATAATCGAGAAGTTTGAGGAGGCGAGAGAATGA
- the cmk gene encoding (d)CMP kinase — MPKGCLVITVSGLAGSGTTTLCRNLAKHYGFKHIYAGLIFRQMAKEMGMSLEEFQEYAELHPEIDREVDRRQVEAAKECNVVIEGRLAGWMVKDADLKIWLDAPIMERARRVARREGVSVEEAFVGIAEREKGNRKRYLNLYGIDIDDKSIYDLIINTAKWGPDGVFEIVKAAIDHLYPDGDAGSGANPGNKR, encoded by the coding sequence ATGCCGAAGGGCTGCCTCGTCATAACGGTCAGCGGTTTGGCAGGTTCGGGAACGACGACGCTCTGCAGGAACCTGGCCAAGCACTACGGGTTCAAGCACATCTACGCTGGCTTAATCTTCCGCCAGATGGCCAAGGAGATGGGCATGTCGCTCGAGGAGTTCCAGGAGTACGCCGAGCTTCACCCCGAAATCGACCGCGAGGTTGACAGGAGGCAGGTGGAGGCAGCCAAGGAGTGCAACGTCGTCATTGAGGGCCGCCTCGCCGGCTGGATGGTCAAGGATGCCGATCTCAAGATATGGCTCGACGCTCCGATAATGGAGCGCGCCAGGAGAGTTGCCCGTCGTGAGGGGGTCTCCGTCGAGGAGGCCTTCGTGGGAATCGCCGAGCGTGAGAAGGGCAACAGGAAAAGGTATTTAAACCTCTATGGAATTGACATCGACGACAAGTCGATTTACGACTTGATAATAAACACCGCTAAATGGGGTCCCGATGGGGTCTTCGAGATCGTGAAGGCCGCCATCGACCACCTTTACCCCGACGGTGACGCGGGGTCGGGTGCAAACCCGGGCAACAAAAGATGA
- a CDS encoding 50S ribosomal protein L19e, protein MLKMQRRIAADLLKCGENRVWIDPERIDDVAAAITREDIKRLINDGVIKKKPVKGQSRARARAYQEARKKGRHRGPGSRKGKKTARMGKKERWMMTIRALRKELRKLKAEGKLDEHTYRRLYIRAKGGQFKNKRQLYMFMQEHDILKE, encoded by the coding sequence ATGCTCAAGATGCAGAGAAGGATTGCCGCTGATTTGTTGAAGTGCGGTGAGAACAGGGTCTGGATCGACCCGGAGAGGATTGATGACGTCGCGGCTGCCATCACCAGGGAGGACATCAAGAGGCTCATCAACGATGGCGTCATCAAGAAGAAGCCCGTTAAGGGCCAGAGCAGGGCTCGCGCCAGGGCCTACCAGGAGGCCAGGAAGAAGGGACGCCACAGGGGCCCCGGAAGCAGGAAGGGTAAGAAGACCGCCAGGATGGGCAAGAAGGAGCGCTGGATGATGACCATCAGGGCACTCAGGAAGGAGCTCAGGAAGCTCAAGGCCGAGGGCAAGCTCGATGAGCACACCTACAGGCGGCTTTACATCCGCGCCAAGGGCGGCCAGTTCAAGAACAAGAGGCAGCTCTACATGTTCATGCAGGAGCACGACATACTGAAGGAGTGA
- a CDS encoding adenylate kinase — translation MPFVVMITGIPGVGKSTITRLALRKTKVRFRLVNFGDLMFEEAVTAGLVSHRDEMRKLNPEIQKELQMKAARRIVEMSKSEPILIDTHATIRTPVGYLLGFPREVIEVINPNFIVIIEATPSEILGRRLRDLKRDRDVETEEQIQRHQDLNRAAAVSYAMHSNALIKIIENHEDKGLEEAVHELVEVLNLAVGEYD, via the coding sequence ATGCCGTTTGTGGTCATGATAACAGGGATTCCAGGGGTGGGAAAGAGCACCATAACCCGGCTGGCCCTCAGGAAGACGAAGGTTAGGTTCAGGCTCGTCAACTTCGGCGACCTGATGTTCGAGGAGGCAGTTACGGCTGGGCTTGTGAGCCACAGGGATGAGATGAGGAAATTAAACCCCGAGATACAGAAGGAGCTTCAGATGAAAGCTGCTAGGAGAATAGTCGAGATGTCCAAGAGCGAGCCGATACTCATAGACACCCACGCAACCATAAGGACGCCGGTGGGATACCTCCTAGGCTTCCCCAGGGAGGTTATTGAGGTCATAAACCCCAACTTCATAGTCATAATCGAGGCCACACCGAGCGAGATACTCGGAAGGCGCCTCCGCGACCTGAAGCGCGATAGAGACGTTGAGACGGAGGAGCAGATACAGAGGCACCAGGATTTAAACCGTGCCGCTGCCGTGAGCTACGCCATGCACTCGAACGCGCTCATCAAGATAATCGAGAACCATGAGGATAAGGGCCTCGAAGAGGCCGTTCATGAGCTTGTTGAAGTACTTAACCTGGCGGTGGGAGAGTATGATTGA
- the rpsE gene encoding 30S ribosomal protein S5 has translation MSDPREIAQRVLEEWEPRTKLGQLVKEGQITDIHEIFRKGYQIKEPEIVDVLLPEVNMRENQEVLDIALTVRMTDSGRRIRFRVLAAVGNRDGYVGLGIGHGKEVGIAIRKAINYAKMNIIEIKRGCGSWECRCRRPHSIPFAVEGKEGSVRVKLMPGPRGLGLVIGDVGKKILSLAGVQDVWSQSLGETRTTVNFAKAVFNALYNTNRVAIQPGMEEKYGIIVGREMPANFELE, from the coding sequence ATGAGCGACCCGAGGGAGATCGCCCAGAGGGTTTTGGAGGAGTGGGAGCCGAGAACCAAGCTCGGCCAGCTCGTCAAAGAAGGCCAGATAACTGACATTCACGAGATATTCCGTAAGGGATACCAGATCAAGGAGCCGGAGATAGTGGACGTCCTCCTTCCGGAGGTCAACATGAGGGAGAACCAGGAGGTTCTCGACATAGCCCTCACCGTCAGGATGACCGACAGCGGCAGGAGGATCCGCTTCAGGGTTCTCGCCGCTGTGGGCAACAGGGACGGCTACGTCGGCCTCGGAATCGGCCACGGAAAGGAGGTTGGAATAGCCATCAGGAAGGCCATCAACTACGCCAAGATGAACATCATCGAGATCAAGCGCGGCTGTGGAAGCTGGGAGTGCAGGTGCAGGAGGCCGCACTCAATTCCGTTCGCCGTCGAGGGCAAGGAAGGAAGCGTCCGCGTTAAGCTCATGCCGGGACCGCGTGGCCTCGGACTGGTCATCGGTGACGTTGGCAAGAAGATACTCAGCCTCGCCGGCGTTCAGGACGTCTGGTCACAGAGCCTGGGTGAGACGAGGACCACCGTCAACTTCGCCAAGGCAGTCTTCAACGCGCTCTACAACACCAACCGCGTCGCAATCCAGCCGGGCATGGAGGAGAAGTACGGTATCATCGTCGGAAGGGAGATGCCGGCGAACTTTGAGCTGGAGTGA
- a CDS encoding uL15m family ribosomal protein, whose protein sequence is MIRRKKKVRKLRGSHTHGWGCKKKHRGGGSKGGKGMAGTGKRKNTKWTWVIKYAPDHLGKRGFHRPKAVQYTPNTINLSDIDENLTLFLDMGVAYEEEGKVVVDTTQLGVDKVLGTGKLTRPLTIKAYYVTPKAEEKIKAAGGEVLLA, encoded by the coding sequence ATGATAAGGAGAAAGAAGAAGGTTAGGAAGCTCCGCGGAAGTCACACTCACGGATGGGGCTGCAAGAAGAAGCACCGCGGCGGCGGTAGCAAGGGCGGTAAGGGAATGGCCGGAACCGGAAAGAGGAAGAACACCAAGTGGACCTGGGTCATCAAGTACGCCCCGGACCACCTCGGCAAGCGCGGCTTCCACAGGCCCAAGGCCGTCCAGTACACCCCGAATACCATAAACCTCAGCGACATAGACGAGAACCTCACCCTCTTCCTTGACATGGGCGTCGCCTACGAGGAGGAGGGAAAGGTCGTAGTTGACACCACCCAGCTCGGCGTCGACAAGGTTCTCGGAACCGGAAAGCTCACCAGGCCCCTTACCATCAAGGCCTACTACGTTACCCCGAAGGCCGAGGAGAAGATCAAGGCCGCTGGCGGCGAGGTTCTCCTCGCCTGA
- a CDS encoding 50S ribosomal protein L14e, translating into MPAMEVGRLAVIIAGRRAGEKVVVVDVIDRNFVLVTGAGLNKVKRRRMNVKHLEPLPEKVSIERGADDEAVKAALEQAGISLE; encoded by the coding sequence ATGCCAGCTATGGAAGTCGGAAGGCTTGCCGTTATAATCGCCGGAAGGAGGGCCGGAGAGAAGGTCGTCGTCGTTGACGTCATCGACAGGAACTTCGTCCTCGTTACCGGCGCTGGCCTCAACAAGGTCAAGCGCAGGAGGATGAACGTCAAGCACCTCGAGCCCCTTCCGGAGAAGGTCAGCATCGAGCGCGGTGCCGACGACGAGGCCGTCAAGGCCGCCCTTGAGCAGGCTGGAATCAGCCTCGAGTGA
- a CDS encoding 50S ribosomal protein L30, with protein MAKLALIRLRSGIRAKGDVRDTLAMLRLHRINHLVLVDDNPSYKGMVQKVKDYITWGEIDAETLAELLRKRGRLIGNRPITDEYVKEKLGMTIEEFAEKVVAGEMKLTDLPNIKPVFRLHPPRGGLKGSKKRSFKEGGALGYRGERINDLIERML; from the coding sequence ATGGCAAAGCTCGCACTCATCAGGCTTAGGAGCGGGATAAGGGCGAAGGGGGACGTGAGGGACACCCTCGCCATGCTCCGCCTCCACAGGATCAACCACCTCGTCCTCGTTGACGACAACCCGAGCTACAAGGGAATGGTTCAGAAGGTCAAGGACTACATCACCTGGGGAGAGATCGACGCCGAGACCCTCGCGGAGCTCCTCAGGAAGAGGGGCAGGCTCATCGGCAACAGGCCGATAACCGACGAGTACGTCAAGGAGAAGCTTGGAATGACCATCGAGGAGTTCGCGGAGAAGGTCGTTGCCGGCGAGATGAAGCTCACCGACCTGCCGAACATCAAGCCGGTCTTCAGGCTTCACCCGCCGAGGGGCGGCCTCAAGGGCAGCAAGAAGCGCAGCTTTAAGGAAGGCGGAGCCCTCGGCTACCGCGGCGAGAGGATAAACGACCTCATTGAGAGAATGCTCTGA